The Lycium ferocissimum isolate CSIRO_LF1 unplaced genomic scaffold, AGI_CSIRO_Lferr_CH_V1 ctg3447, whole genome shotgun sequence DNA segment AGTAAAAACAATTAATTCGTTCGCTTTGATGTTAAGTACCATTCGATGTTGAATACCTTGAATGGTGTAGGTTACTTAACTAAATTGTAAAATATCGTGTTATAAATTCCTTTTTTTGTGCATTATCTAGTTTGATGCATCATATGAGTTAAATTTGTGAATATATAAGCTATTATTATTCACTTTCTTGTAATATTGGATGCAGGGGAGACCAACAGAAAGTCAGTTGAGGCCCTGGTAAGATGTTTCCTCTGTCGCTGTCTTGTCATCTTTTGGAACTGCTTTCAATATGTTGATGCGTCCGTAGTCAAATAGACAAGAAGATTGGTGGGGTAGTGAATTTCCTAGTTTGTTTGTGGATTAAATGAGACCATCATGGGAAGATGTGGAAAATATGGTTAAACGCGTTGAGAATTGCTTTTCATTTGTAGTTTGATACTTTGAAGCTTTGCTCAACAGTGTAAACATTATCTTATGCAATCTTTTCAGGTAAAGAGCACCGGAAAAGAATCTGTGCAATGGGGTAAGCCTACTCTCTTAGTTAACATCAGCTTTCAAGTAGATAAAGAAGTTAAGGCTAGTGACATCAGCTATCGGCTATTGGCCTTTGTGAAAGCTCCTCCTCAATATGTTTGATCCCTTTCCAAGCCTTCCTCTTCGTCAATGATTATGGGGCGCTCCTGCCCTTTACCCAAAGAGTACAAGAATAGCAATCCACCTATTGGTGTGCTGCTGCCCTCAACCGACCTGATCGTCCCAATCCGGTTGTCCTCACTAAGAACAGATCCACAATCTCTTATCTAATGAATATGAAATTGTTGCAATTCGTGTTTAAGTGATTGTGATTTGTATAACCAAAACCCGTGATTTATTGATACTCACCAAAAGAGCAGGCAGAATATTAATCAGACAAAACTGTGAAACTACGTTTATATCTAAGAATCAGGGCCCCTCCCCCTTGAAAGCGAGCTCATACTATCCTTATCCTAGTGGCAGAAATGAATACTACTCGGTGTGCTAGTCTAATGGCATATATGAATGGGTTGACCACAAAATAATATCTTAATGAAGATTTCACTAGAAAAGTGGAAAGTTCATTCTTTTTATTTGGTCGATTGTAGAGTTTTATCTCCTTCGTCGCTGTGACTGCTCACTCATACATTGCATTCATAATTCACCGGTCAATTTCACCCTATACGCTGAGCATTGTCGTTTTTCCGATCTTTGCAGGTTCTTTAGTTTTTCTTCCTTCACCCTAAAGGAAATAGGGCAATTAGGTGGTAtaccatatatatgtattttagaaGTCCTGGAGGAAATATGGTAATTATGTGGTATaccatatgtatatgtattttagaAGTCCTTCTAACGACACGTGCATTTTGTAAGCTTTGATTCTTTTTCAATCGGATGATCCATTAATCCGATGGAGGATTATAAATGGATAAGTTTTAATTGATTCCATTGGGAAATAGATGGACTTTCTGTCGGACCCATTTTATTAACAGGACTTATAATGATTTACCATCACTTCTGTAGGACTAGCTGCAGGGATGTACTCTGGACTTACTTATGGATTGAAAGAGGCACGCGGTGTTCACGATTGGGTCAGTTTTTCTTCTTGTTGAAGCATGATCATATGTTTCATGTTGGCTAGTTGTTGCTAATTCACTGGCAGGACCAGTATCTTCCCGTGGTTTCTTCTCCCGTCTGTCCTTGATTATCTGTTCACATGCTTTTCATGTGGTCCATGTTGAATCTGTGCCTTTCTCCATTTCAAAAGCACCTTCCCCACCTTGATTATTCGTTTAGAGTTGATTCATGTGAGTTTTGTGTTCATGCAACACTTTCTTCCCATATATATGTTTCTTGTAGACGATATTTACATCGTTAGAAATCAGCATAAACTAGTTTTAGGCAGGCTCCGAACCTATCATAACCCCCCTCCACCCCCGATCCCCCTCCTTTCTCCCCTTCCTCCCAACCGTCCTTGAGACTAGCAATATGATCAAAGCTCATACAGGCAGTTTCGTATGCAATAGCGCAACTTCATCGCCATCTGTTGCAAGTGGGGGACGacgttgttgttgtgttgtataTATTTCTTGTGGACTATTTTGAGGTTGGTCTGATTATTGAAACATTCTCCTTGCAGAAAAATAGTGCCTTGGCAGGAGCAATAACTGGTGCAGCTCTGGCTTTTACCCTGGAAGATCGTTCTCATGAACAGGTGGTGCAGTGTGCCATCACAGGAGCAGCTATCTCCACGGCTGCGAATCTACTTACGGGAATATTTTAGGCTGACTAGAATATGTTCAGTTGGAGACTTGTTACTATGTTTCCATGGCACTGCACTTTACAAGTTGAACTTATATGTATGTGGATAGTGCtgttttttaattgattttatgGCATTTTCGTGCCTTATAACTTGGGTGGATTTTGAGGTTTAAGgcaaaataatagtatgatgTCTCCCATTGAGGGAAATTTCTTGAGAGTTTATTGCTGATTAAGATTGCTGAAGAGGTAAATGCACAGGAAGGAATTATTGAATGTATTATTGTGAGTGACATGATATTTTCTTGGTATTCATGGTGTTTAGCAGAGCTggtattttgaaattgaaagTAGTTGCTTTAATAAGAGTAGGTCCAAAGCACTCTTAAATgaagaagggaaagaaatattgGCGCTTTAGTATCAAGGTTAATGAGGGAAGACGATATTAAAGAGTCTTACTGGGACTCCAAAATTATTGGTAACGCAAATTAAGTATGTGTGATTGCAAATTAATATTGCAAAACATGGTTTTGGTGTTATTAATATTGTAaataggggtgtacatggatcgggttggttcggattttttaaacaccaaaccaaaccaatcgcgtcgggtttttaaatttatacaccaaatcaaatcaataaaattcggtttttcaacctcggatttttttgggttttttttttccggaatagtcttgatataagacatataacttttacttcaaatatttatgtcctagtaagatacaactatataattaaggtgtttcttaagaaaataacacaaaatgtgagaagagtgatcacattgtattaaaatattcaacaaaaactaataaaatcggttaaaataaatattgctaattaacaagccataaagaaaatgaccataatttaaaaatactaagtcatgctaaaataagcgcttactaataagtattaattacatgacaaagaaaaaaaccttaagttatgtattttcactctctaaactaattatgcaaaactaaagaatagatatccaacattattgtcagttttagtggtaaattgaatttcttttgttagcgtTAGTGTTGAGCtggttttggtttgaactttatttgagttacaaatatccataagatataaaacttattgacattcaaaattctaagttcaagcttgaataatatgataatagataaaaaaaaaaaactacgaaaaagtaaaagaaatatttataaatttcattacaaataaatatttttatgtataaaatattttaaaaattg contains these protein-coding regions:
- the LOC132044065 gene encoding outer envelope pore protein 16-2, chloroplastic, giving the protein MNSNLETRSLLHGFDKGGFFDLGHPLLNRIAESFVKAAGIGAVQAVAREAYFTASESGSGDITSIPPEITGPKKNRFPDLRGETNRKSVEALVKSTGKESVQWGLAAGMYSGLTYGLKEARGVHDWKNSALAGAITGAALAFTLEDRSHEQVVQCAITGAAISTAANLLTGIF